One stretch of Epinephelus lanceolatus isolate andai-2023 chromosome 15, ASM4190304v1, whole genome shotgun sequence DNA includes these proteins:
- the dicer1 gene encoding endoribonuclease Dicer, whose amino-acid sequence MAGLQLVTPATSPMGPFFGLPWQQEAIHDNIYTPRKYQVELLEAALEHNTIVCLNTGSGKTFIAVLLTKELSHQIRGHYQENAKRTVFLVNTALSVVQQAAAVRTHSDLQVGEYTDLEETSAWTDQRWSQEIIENQVLVMTCHIFLHVLRNKILPLSKINLVVFDDCHLAITDHPYCEIMKLFEGCSCSPRILGLTASILNGKCDPSELEQKIQNLERILKSNAETATDLVVLDRYASQPREVVLDCGPYVDKSGLSSCLQAELDEALHFLNDCNISVAREDRDPTFISKQVLSDCLAVLQVLGPWCADKAAGIMVRELQKYIKHEQEELNRKFLLFTDTILRKVHALCEEHFSPASLDLKFVTPKVLRLLEILHEYKPFERQQFESVEWYNNRNQDNYVSWSDSEDEDEDEEVEAKERPEANFPSPFTNILCGIIFVERRYTAVVLNRLIKEAGKQDPELAYISSNFITGHSIGKNQPRNKQMEVEFRKQEEVLRKFRAHETNLLIATSIVEEGVDIPKCNLVVRFDLPTEYRSYVQSKGRARAPVSNYIMLADSERTKAFEEDLTTYKAIEKILRNKCSKSVEVSEFEVEQVMDDDNILPPYVLRSEDGGPRVTINTAIGHINRYCARLPSDPFTHLAPKCKTTEKLDERFQSTLYLPINSPLRVPVKGPTMNCARLAEKAVALVCCEKLHKIGELDDHLMPVGKETVKYEEELDLHDEEETSVPGRPGSTKRRQCYPKAIPECLRDSYAVPEQTYYLYVIGMVLTTPLPDELNFRRRKLYPPEDTTRCFGILTAKPIPRIPHFPVYTRSGEVTISIELQKSGFTLTTAQLDLITRLHQYIFSHILRLEKPALEFKPTLADSAYCVLPLNVVGDSNTLDMDFKFMEDIEKSEARTGIPTTQYTKQNPFTFKLEDYQDAVIIPRYRNFDQPHRFYVADVYTDLTPLSKFPSPEYETFAEYYKTKYNLDLSNLNQPLLDVDHTSSRLNLLTPRHLNQKGKALPLSSAEKRKAKWESLQNKQILVPELCAIHPIPASLWRKAVCLPSILYRLHCLLTAEELRAQTASEAGVGAQTLPPDFRYPNLDFGWKRSIDSKTFISCPDSCSEDGEGHCKHQETVTPETNSLTHPSSHHSSLPEQGPLAALEQQEDTCTRNLTNGTALVSDCDDDGHRHEHLHQHDNCQRSQPSSPGLQSPESIQTTTSVPVQPSHSLKKPSSSPPQPSDECTPGRTSDHANKATSFCNQAATGPSVPTAPSLLVAVPQHRAQVGDSPKSLGPNPGLILQALTLSNASDGFNLERLEMLGDSFLKHAITTYLFCTYPDAHEGRLSYMRSKKVSNCNLYRLGKKKGLPSRMVVSIFDPPVNWLPPGYVVNQDKSSIDKLDSEEAKEELLANGQSGNDYDEDDEEGEDVDEDGELLLKDEPKDEVNMEDDLEYYKEHIKFIDNMLLGSGAFGKKISLSGFPPSLTPASGSSPAMESPYEWKAPKKPLHPTTAHYPSEPVPSGPSAEEFDYSSWDAMCYLDPSKAGEEDDFVVGFWNPSEENCGAELGKQSISYDLHTEQCIADKSIADCVEALLGCYLTSCGERAAQMFLCSLGLKVLPLERGTLTGAVVQSSQNIAIDLCYGWLKIPPRCLLDHPDAERTLNHLISGFENFERKINYTFQNKAYLLQAFTHASYHYNTITDCYQRLEFLGDAILDYLITKHLYEDPRQHSPGVLTDLRSALVNNTIFASLAVKYDYHKYFKAISPELFHVIDDFVQFQLEKNEMQGMDSELRRSEEDEEKEEDIEVPKAMGDIFESLAGAIYMDSRMSLETVWQVYYPMMRPLIEKFSANVPRSPVRELLEMEPETAKFSPAERTYDGKVRVTVEVVGKGKFKGVGRSYRIAKSAAARRALRSLKANQPQVQNN is encoded by the exons ATGGCAGGCCTACAGCTTGTCACCCCTGCCACTTCACCCATGGGGCCTTTCTTTGGCCTGCCATGGCAGCAGGAGGCTATCCACGATAACATCTATACACCTAGGAAATATCAG GTAGAACTTCTTGAAGCAGCTCTTGAACATAATACTATTGTCTGCTTGAATACTGGCTCAGGGAAGACCTTTATTGCAGTACTTCTAACAAAAGAGCTCTCCCACCAAATCCGTGGACATTACCAAGAAAATGCGAAGAGGACTGTTTTTCTGGTGAACACAG CTTTGTCTGTAGTTCAGCAAGCAGCTGCAGTCAGGACTCACTCTGACCTCCAAGTGGGAGAGTACACAGATCTGGAGGAGACCTCAGCATGGACTGACCAACGGTGGAGTCAAGAGATAATCGAGAATCAG GTGCTGGTCATGACTTGCCACATATTCCTGCACGTTCTGAGAAATAAAATCTTACCGTTGTCTAAAATCAACTTGGTGGTTTTTGATGATTGTCACCTGGCCATCACAGACCACCCTTACTGTGAGATAATGAAG cTGTTTGAGGGCTGCTCCTGCAGTCCTCGTATCCTGGGTCTCACAGCCTCCATTCTGAATGGGAAGTGTGACCCGTCAGAACTGGAGCAGAAGATCCAGAATCTGGAGAGAATCCTGAAGAGCAACGCTGAAACTGCCACTGACCTTGTGGTCCTGGACAG ATATGCCTCCCAGCCCAGAGAAGTGGTGCTGGACTGTGGCCCCTATGTTGATAAGAGTGGCCTCTCTTCCTGCCTTCAGGCAGAGCTGGATGAAGCTCTCCACTTCCTGAATGACTGCAACATATCTGTTGCCAGAGAGGACCGGGACCCCACGTTCATCTCCAAACAG GTCCTCAGTGACTGCCTGGCCGTGCTGCAGGTGCTGGGACCCTGGTGTGCAGATAAGGCAGCAGGCATCATGGTGCGGGAGCTCCAGAAGTACATCAAACATGAGCAGGAGGAGCTCAACCGCAAGTTTCTACTCTTCACCGACACCATCCTGCGCAAAGTGCATGCACTCTGTGAGGAGCACTTCTCTCCTGCCTCGCTGGATCTTAAGTTTGTCACCCCCAAGGTCCTCCGGCTGCTCGAGATCCTGCATGAATACAAGCCCTTTGAGCGGCAGCAGTTTGAAAGTGTGGAGTGGTACAACAACCGCAACCAGGACAACTATGTGTCCTGGAGCGACTCTGAGGACgaagatgaggatgaggaggtggAGGCCAAAGAGAGGCCCGAAGCCAACTTTCCCTCACCGTTCACCAACATCCTCTGTGGGATCATCTTTGTGGAGAGGAGGTACACAGCTGTCGTCCTCAATCG TCTGATCAAAGAGGCGGGGAAGCAGGACCCAGAGCTGGCTTACATCAGCAGCAACTTTATCACGGGTCACAGCATCGGCAAAAACCAGCCGCGGAACAAGCAGATGGAGGTGGAGTTCAGGAAACAAGAGGAG GTTCTTCGCAAATTCCGGGCTCATGAAACCAACCTGCTGATTGCCACCAGCATCGTGGAAGAAGGCGTGGATATCCCAAAGTGTAATCTGGTGGTGCGGTTTGACTTGCCCACAGAGTACAGGTCCTACGTCCAGTCCAAAGGCAGAGCTCGAGCACCTGTCTCCAACTACATCATGCTAGCTGACAGTGAGAGAACCAAAGCTTTTGAAGAAGATCTCACTACCTATAAGGCCATAGAAAAG ATCTTAAGGAACAAGTGCTCCAAGTCAGTGGAGGTGAGTGAGTTTGAAGTGGAGCAGGTGATGGACGATGACAACATCCTCCCACCCTACGTGCTTCGATCTGAGGATGGAGGTCCCCGGGTCACCATTAATACAGCCATTGGACACATCAACAG GTACTGTGCTCGGCTGCCCAGTGACCCATTCACCCACTTAGCACCCAAGTGTAAAACTACTGAGAAGCTGGATGAACGCTTCCAGTCCACACTCTACTTACCCATCAACTCCCCTCTGCGAGTTCCTGTTAag GGTCCTACAATGAATTGTGCCAGACTGGCAGAGAAAGCAGTTGCACTAGTATGTTGTGAGAAACTCCACAAAATAG GTGAGCTGGACGATCACTTGATGCCGGTGGGAAAGGAGACAGTGAAGTATGAAGAGGAGCTGGACCTTCATGATGAGGAGGAGACCAGCGTACCAGGCCGGCCTGGCTCTACCAAGAGGAGGCAGTGCTACCCTAAAGCC ATACCAGAGTGTCTGCGGGACAGTTATGCTGTACCCGAGCAGACTTACTACCTATATGTGATTGGGATGGTCCTCACCACCCCTCTCCCTGATGAGCTCAACTTCCGCAGAAGGAAGCTCTACCCACCGGAGGACACCACCAGGTGCTTCGGCATCCTGACTGCCAAACCTATACCTCGA attCCCCATTTCCCGGTGTACACCCGATCGGGTGAGGTGACCATCTCCATCGAGCTGCAAAAGTCTGGTTTCACGCTCACCACCGCCCAGCTCGACCTCATCACCCGCCTGCACCAGTACATCTTCTCCCACATCCTCCGCCTGGAGAAACCTGCACTGGAGTTCAAGCCCACGCTGGCTGACTCGGCTTATTGCGTTCTACCTCTGAATGTTG TTGGGGACTCCAACACACTAGATATGGATTTTAAGTTCATGGAGGACATTGAGAAGTCTGAGGCCCGCACTGGCATTCCTACCACTCAGTACACCAAGCAGAACCCCTTCACCTTCAAGCTGGAGGACTACCAGGATGCTGTCATCATTCCAAG GTATCGTAACTTTGACCAGCCTCATCGCTTCTATGTTGCCGATGTGTACACAGACCTGACGCCGCTCAGTAAGTTTCCTTCACCAGAGTATGAGACGTTTGCTGAGTACTACAAAACCAAGTACAACCTGGACCTGTCCAACCTGAACCAGCCGCTTCTGGACGTAGACCACACCTCCTCCAG aCTGAACCTGTTAACCCCTCGGCATCTGAACCAGAAGGGCAAAGCCCTACCACTCAGCAGTGCAGAGAAGAGGAAGGCCAAGTGGGAGAGTCTACAGAACAAACAG ATCCTGGTTCCAGAGCTGTGTGCCATCCACCCCATCCCCGCCTCTCTGTGGAGGAAAGCAGTGTGTTTGCCCAGCATCCTCTACCGCCTCCACTGCCTTCTAACCGCTGAGGAGCTTCGAGCCCAGACAGCCAGTGAAGCTGGAGTGGGAGCCCAGACCCTCCCCCCTGACTTCAG ATATCCAAACCTGGACTTTGGCTGGAAGAGATCTATTGACAGCAAAACGTTCATCTCCTGTCCCGACTCCTGTAGCGAAGATGGGGAGGGCCACTGTAAGCACCAAGAGACTGTAACCCCTGAAACCAATTCCCTGACACATCCAAGTAGTCACCACTCTTCTTTGCCCGAGCAGGGGCCTCTCGCGGCCCTTGAGCAGCAAGAAGACACATGCACGAGGAACCTAACCAACGGCACTGCCCTAGTCAGCGACTGCGATGACGACGGCCACCGACATGAGCACCTTCACCAACATGACAATTGCCAACGCTCCCAGCCCAGCTCCCCTGGGCTGCAGAGCCCTGAATCAATACAAACCACTACCTCAGTTCCTGTGCAGCCCTCTCACAGCTTGAAGAAGCCCAGCTCCAGTCCTCCACAGCCTAGTGATGAATGTACACCAGGGAGGACCTCAGACCACGCAAATAAAGCTACCTCATTCTGCAACCAGGCAGCCACAGGTCCCAGTGTTCCCACAGCACCTTCTCTTCTTGTCGCTGTCCCTCAGCACAGAGCCCAGGTAGGAGACTCCCCCAAAAGCCTGGGGCCAAACCCAGGCCTCATCCTGCAGGCCTTGACCCTATCAAATGCCAGTGACGGCTTCAACCTGGAGCGGCTGGAGATGCTAGGAGACTCTTTCCTTAAGCATGCCATCACCACATACCTGTTCTGTACCTACCCTGACGCTCACGAGGGACGACTAAGCTACATGCGCAGCAAGAAG GTGAGCAACTGTAACCTGTACCGTCTGGGGAAGAAGAAGGGACTCCCTAGCAGGATGGTGGTGTCCATATTCGACCCCCCTGTTAACTGGCTGCCTCCTGGCTATGTGGTCAACCAGGACAAGAGCAGCATAGACAAACTGGATTCAGAGGAG GCCAAAGAGGAGCTTCTGGCCAACGGGCAGTCTGGAAATGACTacgatgaagatgatgaagagggtGAGGATGTAGATGAGGATGGTGAGCTGCTGCTGAAGGATGAGCCAAAAGATGAAGTCAACATGGAGGACGATCTGGAGTATTACAAGGAGCACATCAAGTTCATCGACAACATGTTGTTGGGATCTGGAGCGTTTGGTAAGAAGATCTCCCTGAGCggcttccctccatctctcaccCCGGCCTCGGGCTCCTCTCCCGCCATGGAGTCTCCATACGAGTGGAAGGCTCCCAAGAAgcccctccaccccaccacAGCCCACTACCCCTCAGAGCCGGTGCCCAGCGGGCCCTCTGCCGAGGAGTTTGACTACAGCTCGTGGGACGCCATGTGCTACCTGGATCCCAGTAAAGCTGGGGAGGAGGACGACTTCGTGGTGGGTTTTTGGAATCCGTCTGAGGAGAACTGCGGCGCTGAGCTCGGCAAACAGTCAATATCTTACGATCTGCACACGGAGCAGTGCATCGCTGACAAAAGCATCGCTGACTGTGTGGAGGCTCTGCTGGGCTGCTACCTGACCAGCTGTGGAGAGAGAGCAGCCCAGATGTTCCTCTGCTCACTGGGCCTCAAG GTGTTACCACTGGAGAGAGGGACCCTGACAGGAGCAGTGGTGCAGAGCAGTCAGAACATAGCCATCGATCTGTGCTACGGCTGGCTGAAGATCCCGCCGCGCTGCTTACTGGACCATCCAGACGCAGAGAGAACTCTCAACCACCTCATCTCTGGCTTTGAGAACTTTGAAAGAAAGATCAACTACACCTTTCAGAACAAGGCTTACCTCCTGCAAGCCTTCACCCACGCTTCCTATCATTACAACACCATTACAG ATTGTTACCAGCGGCTGGAGTTCCTTGGTGATGCAATTCTAGACTACCTCATAACAAAGCACCTTTATGAAGACCCGCGGCAGCACTCTCCTGGCGTGCTGACCGACCTGCGCTCAGCACTCGTCAACAACACCATCTTTGCCTCTCTGGCCGTCAAGTACGACTACCACAAGTACTTCAAGGCCATCTCACCTGAGCTTTTCCACGTCATCGATGACTTTGTGCAGTTTCAGCTGGAGAAGAACGAGATGCAAGGCATGGACTCTGAG CTGCGACGCTCTGAAGAagatgaggagaaggaggaggacatCGAGGTCCCTAAGGCCATGGGGGATATCTTTGAGTCACTAGCCGGAGCAATCTACATGGACAGCAGGATGTCATTGGAGACGGTGTGGCAAGTGTATTATCCAATGATGAGGCCACTTATAG AGAAATTCTCTGCCAATGTGCCACGCTCTCCCGTGAGGGAGCTGCTTGAGATGGAACCAGAAACTGCCAAGTTCAG CCCTGCAGAGAGAACGTATGATGGGAAGGTCCGGGTGACAGTGGAGGTCGTCGGTAAGGGCAAGTTCAAAGGAGTCGGCCGCAGCTACCGGATCGCCAAGTCGGCCGCAGCGCGACGAGCTCTGCGCAGCCTCAAAGCCAATCAACCTCAGGTCCAAAACAACTGA